gaaaaaaaaaaagtttgtgttatCTTCTCTCAATAGATAGCTACAAGAGCAAGCCCAGAAAAGGAACTATTTattaccataataaaaataactgtttttctgatttaaaaagaagttcACTTTAccgaaaaaaaaattaagattctgaAGTATGCCCTTTGGCtccattattatttatttaaaaaaaaaagacaattatacAAGCAATTTCCCAAGATTTGTGAAAAAGGAACAAGAGCActaacttcaaaataatttttaatttcaagttaaTTGATGTTTtcgtgtttttaaaaatatagttggtATAATATTAGACTTGAAGGACAATCTGACTCAGCCATGTTTCCTGAATAAATATAGTAATTAGAAGGGTTACTTATGAGATTCTTAATGtttgtgaaacagaaatagatttctatttatagaataaaatttatatttaattctatttctagtattcaaactctttctttttttttcaattacaaaagTAATTTTGTAAGTTCATGGCAAGAAATTCAAATAGGCATAAAGAGAAGTGAAAGTATGAGTCCTAACAATCTTGGATAAAAATCTCTACTTACAGCTTTGAGGAGGTAGCATGGCTGAAAAGGATATTCACCAGAGGAGTCTCCTGGATGTGGAAGCCATCATCACATTCACCTGAAGAACACTGGTCTTCCATCTCAGACACATATCCTTCACCCTGGTCCTCCTCTTTGGATTCTTGCTGAACCTCCCCCTGGGAATGccaggaaacaaaggaaagttTAGAAAGAGATTTACCATCCTGAAAGTAATTTTTCTTGCATGGGATAAATGAAGGCTGACCTTCAGATGAGAAGAGGCCTATTACACAAAGTTGTAGAAGAAATTAGAGAAAGGTGACAACGAGACCTAAGGCAATGAATTCTTAAGAGAACTTTGATGACTCTGTACCcccaagaaaaaatgaaaaagcaatacACTCAATTTTAGATAGACACTGTTGCCttttaaaactgtcattattaCTTGTGGTCCTGGAGCTAACTAGTCTAACTGGTCAGATAGTATTAATGACATTCTGAATGTTACTGATTGTTTACTATAAGCCATGAAGTacactaagtgctttacatgaatTGTCTCATTTAAACCTTACAGCACACCTATAAGGTAGAGCACTTTTATTTCACTTcagcagagaaaactgaggttctaaAATGATCTCTAACATGTCTAAGCTTACACAGCTAACTGGTGCTAAAACCAGGATTTAGACCAGGTAAGCTGAATTCCCTGGAGTTCGCTTATGTGCTTTAACCACTCGGTTCTGCCTCTTGGTGTACAGGACCAATCAGACAGTTGGTTTAAGTTACTCACCACTTACCTCTTCACTCCCTGTGGGTTGTTCCTGAAGTACCCAAATATCAGAAGGAGCTGGAGCCACTTCTGGCCTTCCATTTTCTTCCAGTGATGACTTCTCAGCTACCAAGAGGTCTACCTTGGCTGAAAGCTCTTCGGGCTCTCTGCAGGGctcctcttctccttcaataACTTCAATTTCCCTTGCCTCTTGCTGTGTGGTACCAGATGGAGGGCAGCAGCCTTCACCTGATTCTTTGCTGCTAATGCACAGTGGCTCCATTAAATAAGCTACCTGCAATCACAGTTTACTGTTAGAGGCATAAGAACACCAATGGAAACGATCATCTACATATTAATAATGCCACATCATTTATACCACCACAAGTCTGAGATGGCAAATTGATTTGATTCAtccagtcatttaaaatttatcaaatatctTATATACATAGGCACTGGGCTAGTTGGTAGGAatccaaaagaaaacaagatagaTATGATTCTTGCCTTAAGGAGCTTATGTTCTAATTTTTCATCTCAAATATCAACTCTCATTAACTGATAATGTCTAAAAAACTGCTGAAAATTTTGTCTGCCACAGACAATGCAGATAGAATTGGAAATATCTGAATTGGATTCTTACTGATCTTGACCTAAGTTCTCCTGAATGTGTATAGTTGCCACATAAATATAAACTCTGTCcaattctgtttatttctggTCCTCAGCCCTTAGCCAGGGTGATAAACACACCACAAAATGCCTCTTGGAAGTCTCAACATTATAAGCTTCAAGGAATGTTTGGGCAAGTGTCACCTCCTGTGACTCTGAAAGAACGAAATGCATGAATATTCAAAGTAGTCCTACACATAGGAATTCCAATTCCTGTGACTCAGACCTATGCCTGGGATCTTAGAACATTCCGTTAAAAAGCACATATATGATGCACGTTTTGTATCAGCCCCAAGTTCTGGAGACACAGCAATGGACTCAGTTCCTGCCAATGTAGAGCTTGTATTTTAGTAAACAACATTAAAAGTGGTAGAAATACGTGTGGGTAAGCATTCTCTTAGGAGGTTGAGACTCTCCCATCTTTAAAGATGGTTCCCCATTACCTCAGAGAAAAAGTGCAGGAGGTTCTGGTGGCTGActtgctctgcctcttcctgagATTCCTCACTGCCTCCGTCCCCCACAAGCAGCTCACTAGATTCTCTCCCGGGGCTGCTTTCCTCTAGTTCTTCAGCCCCTGGCTCCTCAGTTTCCCTCCAGCTGCCCACATCAAGATCCAGACTGGAGTCCCATGAGCTGAAGAGGGACCTGCAGTCGTTGCTCAATTCAGAGTCACTGGGATAGTCTTGTTCAGAATCCAACCAAACCCATTCATGCCCCATctgtaaatacacagaaaaaaatgcagtaaatttaCTCAAATCAATATTCCTAAGGCATTTCCATTTCCCAATTTCAGAAGAAAGATAAGGGGTTAGAAATTTCTACTCATCACTTAGAAGAGTAAAAGCTAGCTGAAGGGAGATATCGAGAGACAGTGATCTGTCACTTGGAATAAAGTTAAAGCCCTATGTCAAACAGTATAGTAGAAATATTACCCAATAATTATTTGTTCATGGATTTCCTcattctccaaaagaaaaaaccGGAGGATCATAGCTAACAACTGAACTCCTCTATCCCAAATAACTCTTAAACTCAACTGCAAGGCAATAAATTTGAGGGACAAGGGATATTCTCCTTAGCATACAGTTTTAACCTATCAACCATTAAATCCTCAAAGCGTACTTTAAGATTACCTGTGGTATCC
The sequence above is a segment of the Camelus ferus isolate YT-003-E chromosome 3, BCGSAC_Cfer_1.0, whole genome shotgun sequence genome. Coding sequences within it:
- the LOC106729067 gene encoding bromodomain-containing protein 8-like isoform X2; the encoded protein is MGHEWVWLDSEQDYPSDSELSNDCRSLFSSWDSSLDLDVGSWRETEEPGAEELEESSPGRESSELLVGDGGSEESQEEAEQVSHQNLLHFFSEVAYLMEPLCISSKESGEGCCPPSGTTQQEAREIEVIEGEEEPCREPEELSAKVDLLVAEKSSLEENGRPEVAPAPSDIWVLQEQPTGSEEGEVQQESKEEDQGEGYVSEMEDQCSSGECDDGFHIQETPLVNILFSHATSSKLSDLSHSDPVQDHLLFKKTLLPVWKMIASHRFSSPFLKPVSERQAPGYKDVVKRSVEKGSRKTHGLN
- the LOC106729067 gene encoding bromodomain-containing protein 8-like isoform X1, producing MGHEWVWLDSEQDYPSDSELSNDCRSLFSSWDSSLDLDVGSWRETEEPGAEELEESSPGRESSELLVGDGGSEESQEEAEQVSHQNLLHFFSEVAYLMEPLCISSKESGEGCCPPSGTTQQEAREIEVIEGEEEPCREPEELSAKVDLLVAEKSSLEENGRPEVAPAPSDIWVLQEQPTGSEEGEVQQESKEEDQGEGYVSEMEDQCSSGECDDGFHIQETPLVNILFSHATSSKLSDLSHSDPVQDHLLFKKTLLPVWKMIASHRFSSPFLKPVSERQAPGYKDVVKRPMDLTSLKRNLSKGRIRTMAQFQRDLMLMFQNAVMYNDSDHHVYHMAVEMQREVLEQIQVLSIWLDKRRDLTSLE